Proteins co-encoded in one Granulicella cerasi genomic window:
- a CDS encoding GGDEF domain-containing protein: MALDSPSLIIGQIVFGSLLAVFFFFLHTVYPDLKGAGMLGVAFVTAALCRCAFLIQSPLWFHLAESLSFVATLLIYFSVKQYLSLKPLVDSRDFCLVIGCLCTLLYLVPALSARFPSLPVIAITVIRLDSAYLLIKLASKKRSAITALGFFMLVYGLYAVLVIGGTQTALATVFPLISLHFLSQTIIVGNVILSAMLGLLFLIVFGQDIILQLERQSMLDSLTNTLNRRGIECQISQEISRYKRNREAFSIALLDIDRFKTINDTFGHAAGDRAICDLASLLTSECRAHDLVGRLGGDEIVMILPSVSGPSGLIMAQRLCATVQSSLSIESTFLSVSIGVAECSEVDSLETLLKRADIALYDAKRSGKACARLALPDVLTSR; encoded by the coding sequence ATGGCGCTGGATTCTCCTTCGCTGATCATCGGTCAGATCGTTTTCGGTTCGCTTCTCGCCGTGTTCTTCTTTTTCCTTCATACTGTCTATCCGGATCTTAAAGGTGCCGGGATGCTTGGGGTAGCATTTGTAACTGCCGCCCTCTGTAGGTGTGCTTTTCTCATCCAATCACCGCTTTGGTTTCATCTCGCCGAGAGCCTATCGTTTGTAGCAACTCTTCTAATCTATTTTTCGGTAAAACAATATCTCTCCCTCAAGCCACTTGTTGATAGCCGAGATTTCTGCTTGGTGATTGGGTGCCTCTGCACATTGCTCTATCTGGTTCCGGCACTTTCCGCCCGGTTTCCATCGTTGCCTGTAATTGCGATTACCGTCATAAGACTTGATTCCGCCTATCTCCTCATAAAGTTAGCAAGCAAAAAGCGGTCAGCCATAACCGCTCTTGGATTCTTTATGCTGGTCTACGGACTCTATGCTGTGCTTGTGATTGGCGGAACTCAAACAGCACTCGCCACCGTTTTTCCGTTGATCTCACTGCATTTCTTAAGTCAAACAATCATTGTTGGAAATGTCATCCTTTCAGCGATGCTTGGACTTCTGTTCCTGATTGTCTTTGGTCAAGACATCATTCTGCAGCTTGAACGGCAGTCGATGCTTGACTCCCTGACGAACACCCTTAACCGTCGCGGTATTGAATGCCAGATCTCGCAGGAAATCAGCCGCTATAAGAGGAATCGTGAGGCCTTTTCCATCGCCTTACTCGATATTGACCGTTTCAAAACAATCAATGACACCTTTGGCCATGCCGCCGGAGACCGTGCCATATGCGATCTTGCCTCCTTGCTGACTAGTGAGTGTCGCGCGCATGATTTGGTTGGAAGACTCGGTGGCGATGAGATCGTCATGATTCTTCCTTCAGTCTCAGGGCCAAGCGGACTCATCATGGCACAGCGCCTTTGTGCGACTGTTCAATCGTCGCTATCGATCGAATCCACATTCTTATCCGTCAGCATCGGCGTGGCTGAATGCTCGGAAGTTGACTCCCTGGAGACGCTGTTGAAACGCGCTGATATAGCACTCTATGATGCAAAGAGATCGGGTAAAGCATGTGCCCGCCTTGCGCTGCCCGATGTTTTAACCAGTAGGTGA